A section of the Flavobacterium ardleyense genome encodes:
- a CDS encoding cbb3-type cytochrome c oxidase subunit I, which yields METNNIFSESGIIITLFLILIPVLIATGILISKVYAIINKIGKKKELDRFNEYLRSLDPAEVSKLESRKKELEFSLSNTELAGDNPAEDKKGLINNINEIEGFRFIEQKRRSKPRPYVEPELTKLILWYLGCATFWLVFGTTVGEYLGIKFVAPDIDHQSWLSFGRLRPVHTNAVFWGWASLAMIGLGYYVVPRVSNTPIHSIKTGWFSLILINASVIIGSICLMAGINNSGGEYREYIWPVMLLFAIAVIISLINYVQTVAKKTTKEIYVSNWYIVAAMMYVIVISVVAYWPTWQDGLGETIVQGYYMHQGVGMWFMLFTLGLMYYFLPQQLNKPIYSYSLGILAFWTQILFYTLIGTHHFIFSAIPWWLQTVAIVGSVGMVIPVVAGTTNFLMTFKGSWHKISTSYTLPFYLIGIIFYFTGSLQGTAEAFRFTNLVWHFTDFTVAHSHLTMYGIICFMLWGFIYTLVPRLTGKEPSQVLVGAHFWFALIGLIFYTFPLMYGSTLRGLMWIDGKPFIESVELMAPYWLWRAIGGSLMWISHIIFAYNFYKMVRRNVDEEIPNSPAEILRAKQELENHGLTN from the coding sequence ATGGAAACCAATAACATTTTTAGCGAGTCCGGAATCATTATTACGCTTTTTCTCATTTTAATACCAGTACTTATTGCCACTGGTATTTTAATATCAAAGGTCTATGCGATAATAAACAAGATTGGAAAGAAGAAAGAATTGGACAGATTTAATGAGTATCTAAGAAGTCTGGATCCTGCCGAAGTATCTAAGTTGGAATCACGAAAGAAGGAACTTGAGTTTAGTCTTTCTAATACTGAACTGGCTGGCGACAATCCAGCAGAAGATAAGAAAGGTCTGATCAATAATATTAATGAAATTGAAGGATTTCGATTTATTGAGCAAAAACGAAGAAGCAAGCCGCGTCCGTACGTAGAACCAGAACTAACAAAGCTGATCTTGTGGTATTTAGGTTGCGCAACTTTCTGGCTGGTTTTTGGAACTACCGTTGGTGAATATCTCGGAATTAAATTCGTGGCGCCCGACATCGACCATCAAAGTTGGCTTAGTTTTGGACGACTCAGACCTGTTCATACCAACGCTGTTTTTTGGGGTTGGGCCTCCCTCGCTATGATCGGACTAGGTTATTATGTAGTGCCGAGAGTTAGTAACACTCCTATTCATAGTATTAAAACTGGATGGTTTTCGCTTATTCTAATTAATGCTTCTGTGATAATAGGGAGTATTTGCTTGATGGCTGGAATTAATAACAGCGGTGGAGAGTATAGAGAATATATTTGGCCAGTAATGTTGCTATTTGCAATTGCCGTTATAATTAGTTTGATAAATTATGTGCAGACAGTAGCCAAAAAAACTACCAAAGAAATTTATGTTTCCAATTGGTATATCGTGGCAGCAATGATGTATGTGATTGTTATTTCGGTCGTAGCATATTGGCCTACGTGGCAAGATGGCTTAGGCGAAACAATTGTGCAAGGATACTATATGCATCAAGGTGTGGGAATGTGGTTTATGCTTTTTACTTTGGGATTGATGTATTATTTCCTACCACAACAACTTAATAAACCAATTTATTCTTACAGTTTAGGAATTTTGGCTTTCTGGACGCAGATTCTGTTTTACACTTTAATTGGTACACACCACTTTATCTTTAGTGCTATCCCGTGGTGGTTGCAGACAGTAGCTATCGTGGGTAGTGTGGGAATGGTAATTCCGGTGGTAGCGGGTACGACCAACTTCTTGATGACCTTTAAGGGTTCATGGCACAAAATTTCCACCAGTTACACACTTCCTTTCTATCTAATTGGAATTATATTTTACTTCACTGGTTCATTACAAGGAACTGCCGAAGCATTTAGGTTTACCAACTTAGTATGGCACTTCACAGATTTTACGGTGGCTCACTCTCATCTAACGATGTACGGGATTATTTGTTTTATGCTTTGGGGATTCATCTATACTCTTGTTCCGAGATTAACCGGAAAGGAACCTTCTCAAGTTTTAGTTGGTGCTCACTTTTGGTTTGCGCTGATTGGATTAATTTTTTACACTTTTCCGCTAATGTACGGTTCAACACTTCGTGGATTGATGTGGATTGATGGAAAACCATTTATCGAAAGTGTCGAATTGATGGCGCCTTACTGGTTATGGCGCGCGATTGGTGGATCACTAATGTGGATTTCGCATATCATTTTTGCGTACAATTTTTACAAAATGGTGAGACGAAATGTTGATGAGGAAATTCCCAACTCCCCAGCAGAAATTTTGAGAGCAAAGCAAGAATTAGAAAATCATGGTCTAACTAATTAA
- a CDS encoding RrF2 family transcriptional regulator — protein MFSKACEYGLKACIFIAVQSQLGKKASLLDVADAIKSPASYTSKILQLLSKNHIITSSKGPTGGFSMDSFQFENTMMSTIVQVIDGDDIYNGCGLGLIKCNELKPCPVHNQFKFIRDELKTMVETTSIKSLADDLEKGLTFLKR, from the coding sequence ATGTTTTCTAAAGCTTGCGAATACGGACTTAAAGCCTGCATATTTATTGCAGTTCAATCACAATTGGGTAAGAAAGCAAGTTTATTAGATGTAGCAGATGCAATAAAATCACCTGCGTCCTATACCTCCAAAATTCTGCAATTACTATCCAAAAATCATATCATCACATCAAGCAAAGGTCCGACTGGTGGTTTTTCGATGGATAGTTTTCAATTTGAAAATACAATGATGAGCACAATTGTGCAAGTTATTGACGGGGATGATATTTATAATGGATGTGGTCTCGGACTTATAAAATGCAATGAACTAAAACCGTGTCCGGTGCATAATCAATTCAAATTTATTAGAGATGAACTTAAAACTATGGTCGAAACAACGAGCATTAAATCGTTGGCTGATGACTTAGAAAAGGGATTAACATTCTTAAAAAGATAA
- a CDS encoding mechanosensitive ion channel family protein, giving the protein MDFDKAYDLVTSKLSIWIKEFIKMLPNLILAAIILVIGFFIAKFLRGFSRKMISKISNHKTLNNLFASIIYITFIGITIFVILSILQLDKAVTSILAGAGIIGLALAFAFQDIAANFISGIFISFRRPISIGDIVKIGDYMGKVKEINLRDTIILTFQGQMVIIPNKNVFQNPIENYSLLGKRRLDLTVGISYDADLENVEKITLDAVKDITGLSDDAITMGYKEFADSSINYVIRLWIQNPEQAEYWRVRHAVIIAIKKAYDTNNISIPFPIRTLDFAGQPIETKVSNQE; this is encoded by the coding sequence ATGGATTTCGACAAAGCGTATGATCTAGTTACTAGCAAATTATCTATTTGGATTAAAGAATTTATTAAAATGTTACCAAATTTAATTTTGGCCGCAATTATTTTAGTTATTGGATTTTTTATTGCCAAATTTCTACGAGGATTTTCCAGAAAGATGATTTCGAAGATTTCCAACCATAAAACGCTAAATAATTTATTTGCCTCTATAATTTATATCACCTTTATTGGAATTACAATTTTTGTTATTTTAAGTATTTTGCAGCTAGACAAAGCAGTTACCTCAATATTAGCGGGAGCGGGAATTATAGGACTGGCCCTAGCATTTGCTTTTCAAGACATTGCGGCCAATTTTATTTCAGGCATATTTATTTCCTTCAGACGCCCTATTAGCATTGGCGATATCGTGAAAATCGGCGATTATATGGGTAAGGTAAAAGAGATAAATTTGCGAGATACCATCATTCTTACTTTTCAAGGTCAGATGGTTATTATTCCTAATAAAAATGTTTTTCAGAATCCCATTGAGAATTATTCATTATTAGGCAAGCGCCGTCTCGACCTAACTGTTGGCATCTCTTATGATGCTGATTTGGAAAATGTCGAGAAAATTACCTTAGACGCTGTAAAAGACATTACCGGTTTATCAGATGATGCCATTACGATGGGCTACAAAGAATTTGCCGATAGTTCGATCAATTACGTAATTCGTTTGTGGATTCAAAACCCCGAGCAAGCGGAATATTGGAGAGTTCGGCACGCAGTAATTATTGCTATCAAAAAAGCCTATGATACCAACAATATATCGATACCATTTCCAATTAGAACTTTGGATTTTGCCGGTCAGCCAATCGAAACAAAAGTTTCCAATCAAGAATAA
- a CDS encoding TolC family protein yields MTNKLLLLSIALLSMQQILSAQTVQPIAKSEVMSRFAKNASVNIAVQEFKQAKAEYRQTNAVFLPTVTASHTAFSTTNPLMAFGSKLNQEILTANDFNPDLLNNPQHIENFVTKIDVQQPILNFDGMLKRKAAKSKLQSMELQKQRTAEHLTLDVEKAYMQLQLAYKLLDVLDKAQKTANANLKLAENSFKQGFLQKADVLNVQVRVAEVNNQIQSAKSNVQNASDYLAFLMNDSQDDLVYLPTDSLTVNSFQGNSEVAINENRSDIKAMQLASTAFEFMNKADKMSFLPRLNAFGSYELYDDKIFTGSANGYLFGAQLSWDLFQGSKRIGQLQKSSAESERSKLQYDQYVSQSNLELKRAKRMLTDAENKLNLTKLSIEQSGESLRLRSNRYREGLEKTSDLLLSETQYAQKQLEYYQTVFEYNYALAYLQFLTK; encoded by the coding sequence ATGACAAATAAGCTATTACTTCTTTCGATTGCCTTGCTAAGTATGCAGCAAATCTTGAGTGCACAGACCGTCCAGCCGATTGCAAAGTCGGAGGTGATGAGCAGATTCGCCAAAAATGCATCTGTGAATATTGCAGTGCAGGAATTTAAGCAAGCAAAAGCTGAGTATCGTCAGACTAATGCGGTGTTTTTGCCAACAGTGACCGCAAGTCATACTGCTTTTTCTACTACAAATCCTTTGATGGCTTTTGGATCTAAACTGAATCAGGAAATTTTGACTGCAAATGACTTCAATCCTGATTTACTGAATAATCCCCAACATATTGAAAACTTTGTAACCAAAATTGATGTGCAGCAACCAATCTTAAATTTTGATGGAATGCTGAAACGGAAAGCTGCAAAATCAAAATTGCAATCGATGGAATTGCAAAAACAGCGCACAGCCGAACATCTAACTCTTGATGTTGAGAAAGCCTATATGCAGCTGCAATTAGCTTACAAATTGCTAGATGTTTTGGATAAAGCGCAGAAAACTGCAAATGCAAATTTGAAATTGGCAGAAAATAGTTTTAAACAAGGATTTCTTCAAAAAGCAGATGTTTTAAACGTTCAGGTTCGTGTCGCGGAAGTAAATAATCAAATACAATCGGCCAAAAGTAATGTTCAAAATGCGTCTGATTATTTGGCTTTTTTGATGAATGATAGTCAAGATGATTTAGTGTATTTGCCAACGGACAGCTTGACAGTAAATAGCTTTCAAGGAAATTCTGAAGTAGCAATCAACGAAAACCGTTCGGACATTAAGGCAATGCAGTTGGCATCTACAGCTTTTGAATTTATGAACAAGGCTGATAAAATGTCTTTTTTGCCTCGTCTAAATGCTTTTGGGAGTTATGAATTGTACGACGACAAAATATTTACAGGAAGTGCAAACGGATATCTTTTTGGAGCACAATTAAGCTGGGATCTTTTTCAGGGTTCTAAAAGAATAGGGCAGTTGCAAAAAAGTTCGGCTGAATCTGAAAGATCAAAACTTCAATATGATCAGTATGTTTCGCAAAGTAATTTGGAATTAAAACGTGCCAAACGAATGCTTACGGATGCTGAAAATAAATTGAATCTTACAAAATTATCAATAGAGCAATCTGGTGAATCTCTGCGATTGCGCTCAAACAGATACCGTGAAGGCTTAGAAAAAACCTCCGATTTATTGCTGTCTGAAACACAATATGCACAAAAACAACTTGAATATTACCAGACAGTGTTTGAATACAATTACGCACTGGCATACTTACAATTTCTAACTAAATAA
- a CDS encoding efflux RND transporter periplasmic adaptor subunit, with protein MKKYTYIVAIAVSVLVASCGKEKAEVQVDNSPAVTVQVNKIAGSGNGQFLSFSGKIQSANSADLSTRMMGYVTKASVNVGDKVQKGQLLVSINNAELQARSSQVSAGIAEANAAFVSAQKNYKRFQNLFADNSATQKELDDVTANYEMAKARLESAKQMKNEVNSQFAYTNITAPFAGVITSKNVEAGDMANPGQTLISVEAPGDFEVMATVPETEISEIKKGVEVDVFVQALGKTLRGTVKEISSSARNSGGQYLLKVSLGKTDASILSGMFATVQFPIERRNTTEMVLIPKTAIVTKGQLSGVYTVSESGTAILRWLRLGRTFGEDVEVLSGLSADESYIVSADGKLYNGVKITEPGTSSQEKGVK; from the coding sequence ATGAAAAAATACACCTATATAGTAGCGATTGCAGTTTCGGTTTTAGTCGCGTCTTGCGGCAAAGAGAAAGCGGAAGTTCAAGTAGACAATAGCCCGGCAGTAACTGTTCAAGTGAATAAAATAGCAGGAAGTGGAAACGGTCAGTTTCTATCCTTTAGCGGAAAAATCCAATCTGCAAATAGTGCTGATTTGAGCACAAGAATGATGGGTTATGTTACAAAAGCATCTGTAAACGTTGGCGACAAGGTTCAGAAAGGACAGCTTCTAGTTTCAATCAATAATGCTGAATTGCAAGCTCGAAGCTCTCAAGTAAGCGCTGGAATTGCCGAAGCAAATGCTGCTTTTGTAAGTGCGCAGAAAAACTATAAGCGTTTTCAAAATCTATTTGCAGATAATAGCGCGACTCAAAAAGAGTTGGATGATGTAACTGCAAATTACGAAATGGCAAAAGCAAGATTAGAATCTGCAAAGCAAATGAAAAACGAAGTGAATTCTCAATTTGCTTACACCAATATTACCGCGCCATTTGCGGGAGTAATTACCTCCAAAAACGTTGAAGCAGGCGATATGGCAAATCCTGGACAGACATTGATTTCGGTTGAAGCTCCGGGAGATTTTGAAGTGATGGCGACAGTACCGGAAACAGAAATTTCTGAAATTAAGAAAGGAGTGGAAGTAGATGTTTTTGTTCAAGCTCTAGGAAAAACCTTAAGAGGCACAGTAAAAGAAATAAGCAGCTCTGCACGAAATAGCGGCGGACAATATCTGCTTAAAGTTTCTCTCGGCAAAACCGACGCGTCCATATTATCGGGGATGTTTGCAACTGTTCAATTTCCTATCGAGAGAAGAAATACTACCGAAATGGTATTAATCCCCAAAACGGCAATAGTAACAAAAGGGCAGCTTTCTGGAGTTTATACCGTCAGCGAAAGCGGAACAGCAATATTGCGTTGGTTGAGATTAGGACGCACTTTTGGTGAAGATGTAGAAGTATTAAGCGGACTTTCTGCCGATGAATCGTATATCGTTTCGGCTGACGGAAAGCTTTACAACGGAGTAAAAATTACCGAACCTGGAACTTCTAGTCAAGAGAAAGGTGTCAAATAA